In Fimbriimonadales bacterium, the following are encoded in one genomic region:
- a CDS encoding TMEM14 family protein, giving the protein MNWVGFVLLVYTVLVLAGGFYGYVAKGSLPSLISAVVADILITVGILLAVIGKQPVWGYGLGGGVALILGIFFAMRLAGGSLFPGLPMLILSLITVICVVYWIAASGAKP; this is encoded by the coding sequence ATGAATTGGGTCGGATTCGTTTTGCTGGTGTACACGGTGCTCGTTTTGGCAGGAGGATTTTATGGGTACGTAGCGAAAGGGAGCCTGCCATCGTTGATTTCCGCAGTTGTCGCAGACATTCTCATCACGGTAGGCATCTTGCTCGCAGTAATCGGAAAACAACCTGTATGGGGTTACGGTCTTGGTGGAGGAGTCGCGCTAATTCTCGGAATCTTTTTCGCAATGCGGCTAGCAGGAGGAAGTCTTTTTCCAGGTTTACCGATGTTGATATTGAGTTTGATTACGGTCATTTGCGTGGTTTATTGGATCGCCGCTTCGGGCGCAAAACCTTGA
- a CDS encoding SDR family oxidoreductase codes for MSVAVVTGGTGALGRAVVNAFSQSGYEVYLTTIDESERAGYQGPGKVDVVNLASLEEAKRWVAGINKPISAAALVAGGFTMQPIEKASEEDFEHLMNLNARSAFYSLSVLVPYLERAGSSSVVMVGARVYSGAASMALYAGSKAFVVSLAKSASIELKAKGIRVNVILPDIIDTPANRRVMPDADFEKWAKPEEIAQVILYLCSEESRLITGAAIPVGR; via the coding sequence ATGAGTGTCGCTGTCGTTACAGGTGGAACTGGTGCGCTGGGACGAGCAGTCGTGAATGCATTTTCACAAAGCGGATATGAAGTGTATTTGACAACGATAGATGAATCGGAACGGGCTGGATATCAAGGTCCGGGAAAAGTAGATGTCGTAAACCTGGCATCTCTCGAGGAGGCGAAACGATGGGTAGCGGGAATCAACAAACCCATTTCGGCTGCAGCATTAGTTGCAGGGGGGTTTACGATGCAGCCCATAGAAAAAGCGAGCGAAGAGGATTTCGAACACTTGATGAATTTGAACGCAAGGTCTGCTTTTTATTCGTTGTCGGTACTCGTGCCCTATTTAGAACGTGCTGGCTCTTCCTCTGTAGTTATGGTCGGGGCACGAGTTTATTCCGGTGCCGCGTCCATGGCTTTGTATGCAGGTAGTAAGGCGTTCGTGGTTAGCCTCGCGAAAAGTGCGTCAATCGAACTCAAAGCAAAGGGCATACGCGTGAATGTGATTCTCCCGGACATCATTGACACACCAGCGAATCGAAGAGTGATGCCTGACGCAGACTTCGAAAAATGGGCGAAACCCGAAGAAATTGCACAAGTGATACTTTATTTATGTTCGGAAGAATCGCGCTTGATAACAGGCGCTGCCATTCCCGTTGGAAGGTAA
- the guaB gene encoding IMP dehydrogenase: protein MAAFAERLSFDDVLLVPKRSEVLPDEVDISTEILPGIRLHIPFVSAPMDTVTEARMAIAMAREGGVGVIHRNLTIDEQADMVDRVKRSEHGIIHQPIHLRPDNTIQDAITIMEKYHISGVPITKEDGTLVGILTNRDIRFESDYSRPIHERMTSKNLITAPEGTTLEQAEKILQEHRIEKLPLVDEKGILKGLITIKDLLKIKEFPHATKDERGRLVVGAAIGPMREPYERAKAVTEAGADFIVIDAAHGHTKGVMNCVKLLKEKLPDLKIVAGNVTDRDAVCELVSLGANCLRVGIGAGSICTTRVVAGIGVPQFSATLECAEIARELGVTTIADGGIRSSGDIVKALAAGANAVMMGNMFAGCDESPGEIEMYRNRAYKVYRGMGSVSAMRRGSSDRYFFVKDPKLLVPEGVEGRVPYRGPLHETMLQLVGGLRSGMGYVGARNLSELYERAEFVKITQAGLRESHPHDVWITKEPPNYASPWIGEDAE, encoded by the coding sequence ATGGCTGCATTTGCGGAAAGACTTAGTTTCGATGATGTTTTATTAGTTCCGAAGCGCTCGGAAGTTCTTCCGGACGAAGTAGATATCTCGACAGAAATTCTCCCTGGAATACGTTTGCACATCCCCTTCGTTTCCGCCCCGATGGATACGGTAACCGAAGCGCGTATGGCAATTGCGATGGCTCGTGAAGGAGGAGTGGGAGTGATTCATCGCAATCTGACAATCGATGAGCAAGCGGATATGGTGGACCGCGTCAAGCGCAGTGAACACGGAATCATTCATCAGCCCATCCATCTCCGACCCGATAACACGATTCAGGATGCCATAACCATTATGGAGAAATATCATATCAGTGGTGTTCCTATTACGAAGGAAGATGGAACCTTAGTCGGGATTCTAACGAACAGAGACATCCGTTTCGAATCGGATTACAGCCGTCCGATTCACGAACGAATGACGTCAAAAAATCTGATCACCGCACCTGAAGGAACAACGTTAGAGCAAGCAGAAAAAATCCTTCAAGAACACCGCATCGAGAAATTACCATTAGTAGATGAAAAAGGGATTCTAAAAGGTCTTATCACCATAAAAGATTTGTTGAAAATAAAAGAGTTTCCCCATGCAACGAAAGACGAGAGAGGACGTTTGGTTGTCGGCGCTGCAATCGGTCCTATGCGAGAACCTTACGAACGCGCAAAAGCAGTAACAGAGGCGGGCGCAGATTTCATAGTGATTGACGCAGCGCACGGTCATACGAAAGGGGTGATGAATTGCGTGAAATTACTAAAAGAAAAACTCCCTGATTTGAAAATCGTCGCAGGAAACGTCACAGACAGAGACGCTGTTTGCGAACTGGTCTCTTTAGGAGCAAATTGTCTTCGGGTTGGAATTGGAGCGGGTTCGATTTGCACGACTCGCGTGGTTGCTGGAATCGGTGTGCCGCAATTTTCTGCGACTTTGGAATGCGCGGAAATTGCCCGAGAATTGGGAGTTACCACGATTGCTGACGGGGGCATTCGTTCCAGTGGTGATATCGTGAAAGCCCTGGCGGCAGGCGCAAACGCCGTCATGATGGGGAATATGTTCGCCGGATGCGACGAAAGCCCCGGCGAAATCGAGATGTATCGTAATCGGGCATATAAGGTCTACCGAGGAATGGGTTCTGTCAGCGCAATGCGACGAGGAAGCAGCGATAGATATTTCTTCGTAAAAGACCCGAAATTGCTCGTTCCGGAAGGTGTAGAAGGACGAGTTCCTTACCGTGGACCTCTACATGAAACAATGTTGCAACTAGTAGGTGGTTTACGCTCAGGAATGGGTTACGTGGGGGCTCGGAACCTTTCAGAACTTTACGAAAGAGCAGAATTCGTCAAGATAACCCAGGCAGGGTTACGCGAAAGCCATCCTCACGACGTTTGGATTACGAAAGAACCTCCGAACTACGCATCCCCATGGATTGGAGAGGACGCGGAGTAA
- the ftsZ gene encoding cell division protein FtsZ has product MFSQNNLPSRAKIKVIGVGGAGCNAVNRIIASRLSGVEFIGINTDAQALSTCEAEKKVLIGESLTQGLGCGGDSELGRSAAESANREIEQAVEDADMVFITAGLGGGTGSGAASFVADKAKKVGALTVAIVTKPFLFEGPRRRVVAEKAAEELKGCVDTLITVPNDKLLQSVSRHATLKEAFNAADDVLRLGVQGISEVIITPGLINVDFADVRAILTNAGVALMGIGTGEGDQRAKTAAETAANSSFLETNIEGAKRLLVNITTGNDFTLGEAYDAMEYLLQYTDPDDSDIIFGHAVREELGAKVQITVLAAGMSPRCVSAPEPVSSESAQEEFLAPNLDIPTFLRRQREQAELKGEI; this is encoded by the coding sequence ATGTTTTCCCAAAATAACCTTCCGTCTCGCGCAAAAATTAAAGTTATTGGAGTCGGTGGAGCAGGGTGCAACGCTGTCAACCGAATTATCGCTTCGCGGCTTTCTGGTGTAGAGTTTATCGGTATCAACACCGATGCTCAAGCGCTTTCTACCTGTGAAGCCGAAAAAAAAGTTCTCATAGGAGAATCGCTTACACAGGGTTTAGGCTGCGGAGGTGACTCCGAACTAGGTCGAAGCGCGGCGGAAAGCGCTAACCGCGAAATCGAACAAGCGGTTGAGGATGCGGATATGGTCTTTATCACTGCTGGACTGGGTGGTGGCACCGGGAGTGGCGCTGCTTCTTTTGTAGCGGATAAAGCGAAAAAAGTAGGGGCATTGACAGTTGCGATAGTGACAAAACCCTTTTTGTTCGAAGGTCCTCGACGACGAGTTGTCGCCGAAAAAGCAGCGGAAGAACTCAAGGGCTGTGTAGATACTCTTATAACAGTTCCCAACGATAAACTTCTCCAATCCGTCTCGCGTCATGCAACCTTGAAGGAAGCTTTCAATGCTGCCGATGACGTCTTACGTTTGGGAGTCCAAGGGATAAGCGAGGTAATTATTACTCCTGGTCTCATTAATGTAGATTTTGCAGATGTGCGCGCTATTCTCACGAATGCAGGAGTTGCTTTGATGGGAATAGGCACGGGAGAGGGAGACCAAAGAGCGAAAACTGCAGCCGAGACAGCGGCGAACAGTTCTTTTTTAGAAACGAACATCGAGGGTGCGAAGAGACTTCTCGTCAACATCACAACGGGGAACGACTTCACACTCGGAGAAGCGTACGATGCCATGGAATATTTGTTGCAGTACACCGACCCAGATGACTCCGACATCATTTTCGGGCATGCGGTACGTGAAGAATTGGGCGCAAAGGTGCAAATCACAGTGCTCGCGGCTGGGATGTCACCACGTTGTGTTTCTGCTCCGGAGCCCGTTTCCTCGGAGAGCGCTCAAGAGGAATTTCTTGCACCGAATTTGGATATTCCTACCTTTTTAAGAAGGCAACGCGAGCAAGCGGAATTGAAAGGGGAAATTTAA
- a CDS encoding TetR/AcrR family transcriptional regulator produces MNSESLPVHPMRRANQATLRRRQLLDAALKVFSEKGYEEATMKDVSEKAGVAPGLLYHYFESKEILLMEVVQEHGFVPEICKVMSPNPERPAREVLLEQAQEIYRLFDKKQSLIRVFVREAMNKPRLYELWVKHIKEGARHLAKYLQARVDAGELRKHNTEMSARMLLHSVILFHIVGDPPEKLNEVVDCLLYGILK; encoded by the coding sequence ATGAACTCAGAGTCGCTACCCGTCCACCCTATGCGCCGAGCCAATCAGGCAACCCTGCGCCGTCGCCAACTCCTCGACGCAGCCCTTAAGGTGTTTTCCGAAAAGGGTTATGAAGAAGCGACCATGAAAGACGTCTCCGAGAAGGCTGGGGTAGCCCCTGGACTGCTTTACCACTACTTCGAGAGTAAAGAGATTTTGCTCATGGAAGTCGTCCAAGAGCACGGCTTCGTGCCGGAGATTTGCAAGGTCATGAGCCCGAACCCCGAGCGTCCTGCTCGGGAAGTACTTTTGGAGCAAGCACAAGAAATTTACCGCTTGTTCGATAAGAAGCAGAGCCTTATCCGCGTATTCGTTCGCGAGGCGATGAACAAGCCTCGTCTTTACGAGCTTTGGGTAAAGCACATCAAAGAAGGAGCGCGGCATTTAGCGAAGTATCTGCAAGCGAGGGTGGATGCCGGTGAATTGCGCAAACATAATACAGAGATGTCGGCAAGGATGCTGCTTCACAGCGTCATCTTGTTTCACATCGTAGGAGACCCCCCCGAAAAACTCAACGAAGTGGTGGATTGCTTGTTGTATGGAATTCTGAAATGA
- a CDS encoding TolC family protein, producing the protein MNLSFFVIGLSIVPQMIQEVDVLTLDEAVAIAKQKAFNVLSSQMELERIKGVVREAYSMLLPKIDFEATYTRFDKEMTTMFDSSEVVIRPIDRKKLTLTLRQPIDISGMLSLGVSSARALERSSNELITAAVNNAALNAKSAYYDVMKAMELVSVAEENMKNAQARFDLAKKRVDAGVAPRFEVIRAQADLSSAEQGLIRAQNNVSIAKANLNNVLARDINTPFEIERIETAPKIEADMEQLKKTAQENRPELKSLRNQVEYFTAVRRGRERERFPKLNLSVQFEHDPDAQGFGSEKDMLFGTATLGFPIYEGGEIAARVKQARAEEEKARIALREASLAVELEVHQAYLDVQTAYKVVETARRNVDEAKEALRLATIRYEAGVSIQVEVSDASVQYIDALTSYVNAIADYRMALARLQRAIGTEKIPIKE; encoded by the coding sequence ATGAACCTTTCCTTTTTCGTTATCGGTTTGAGCATCGTACCGCAAATGATACAAGAGGTCGATGTTCTAACTTTGGATGAGGCAGTGGCGATAGCCAAACAAAAAGCCTTCAACGTGTTGAGTTCTCAAATGGAATTGGAGCGAATAAAAGGTGTGGTTCGTGAAGCCTATTCCATGCTCTTGCCGAAAATCGATTTCGAAGCGACCTACACACGCTTCGATAAAGAGATGACAACGATGTTCGATTCCAGCGAAGTCGTCATCCGTCCCATTGATCGAAAAAAATTGACATTGACATTAAGACAGCCCATCGATATCAGCGGAATGCTGAGTTTGGGAGTCTCTAGCGCGAGAGCATTGGAACGTTCCAGCAATGAACTCATTACTGCAGCGGTAAACAACGCTGCTCTCAACGCAAAGAGTGCTTACTACGACGTGATGAAAGCGATGGAACTCGTCTCCGTTGCAGAAGAAAATATGAAAAACGCGCAAGCGAGATTCGATTTGGCAAAGAAGCGCGTAGATGCGGGTGTAGCGCCACGTTTCGAAGTAATACGCGCTCAAGCAGACCTAAGCTCTGCCGAGCAGGGACTCATACGCGCACAAAATAACGTTTCGATTGCAAAAGCGAATTTGAATAACGTACTTGCAAGAGATATTAACACACCTTTCGAAATCGAGCGAATCGAAACTGCCCCGAAAATCGAAGCAGATATGGAGCAACTGAAAAAAACAGCACAAGAAAATCGACCTGAACTCAAGTCTTTGCGGAATCAAGTCGAATATTTTACGGCGGTGCGAAGAGGTCGCGAACGCGAGCGCTTTCCGAAACTCAATTTGAGTGTGCAATTCGAACACGACCCCGATGCGCAAGGATTCGGTTCGGAAAAAGACATGCTTTTCGGAACGGCAACCTTGGGGTTTCCGATTTATGAGGGGGGGGAAATCGCAGCGCGAGTCAAGCAAGCGCGCGCAGAAGAAGAAAAGGCTCGTATCGCTTTGCGAGAAGCGTCTCTCGCAGTCGAATTAGAAGTCCATCAAGCATATCTGGATGTACAAACCGCATATAAAGTAGTCGAAACAGCGCGGCGTAACGTAGATGAAGCAAAAGAGGCTCTGAGGCTGGCAACCATTCGATACGAAGCAGGTGTAAGCATTCAAGTCGAGGTTTCCGATGCGTCGGTGCAATATATAGATGCACTAACCTCTTACGTCAACGCAATCGCCGATTACCGAATGGCTTTAGCACGATTGCAGCGCGCAATCGGAACGGAAAAAATTCCTATAAAAGAATAA
- a CDS encoding efflux RND transporter periplasmic adaptor subunit yields the protein MKKFIFLFSLLLFAIWLTSCKDIEAQKQAAIRTQLLSDTVVPVTIISPRIQTVQQTLDLNGELETMQEVTLSSKVTGKLSYVTVHDGSPVRAGQVIAQVDATDLYEQVRQAEAAVAAAQAAKKQAEMNLNIVIEQTSAMIAESESKVKAAKARLDMLRKGAREQEKRQAQERVKAAKAKLDKAKADVERARKLFSQDAISKSELDTMESAYESAQAEYQTALEAYDLILEGTRTEEIQQAEEAVRQAEEQLRSAKANANQRTVHKQNVSQAQAKLEEAQAMLRLAKTRYKDATITSPIDGYVSGKPAQAGTVVSPGVRIATIVSIRGTYFEGQIPETEVRKVRIGQRVIVHVDALPNEEFTGIVEAIRPDADSLGRIFRARVVITDSDNRLRPGMFARAKLVLRDIPDALTIPMDAVLTDEGKNYVFVVRENKAKRIEVTLGARKDNWVQVSGISPSEKVIVEGKTQLADGTSIRVEAGRSDMKHDVVGLK from the coding sequence ATGAAAAAATTTATCTTTCTATTTTCTTTACTTCTCTTTGCAATTTGGTTAACGAGCTGCAAAGACATAGAAGCGCAAAAACAAGCCGCAATCCGCACGCAATTGCTATCGGATACCGTCGTTCCCGTCACGATCATTTCTCCGAGAATCCAAACCGTGCAGCAGACTCTCGACCTCAACGGAGAACTCGAAACGATGCAAGAAGTCACGTTGAGTTCTAAAGTGACAGGCAAACTCTCTTATGTAACCGTGCATGACGGTTCACCGGTTCGAGCAGGTCAGGTCATTGCGCAAGTAGACGCTACGGACCTCTATGAACAAGTCCGACAGGCAGAAGCAGCGGTGGCAGCAGCGCAAGCAGCTAAAAAACAAGCGGAGATGAATTTGAATATTGTCATCGAACAAACCAGTGCAATGATTGCGGAATCCGAATCCAAAGTGAAAGCGGCAAAAGCGCGTCTCGACATGCTTCGAAAAGGAGCGCGTGAACAAGAAAAACGTCAAGCCCAAGAACGAGTCAAAGCAGCAAAAGCAAAATTAGACAAAGCGAAAGCCGATGTCGAACGCGCGCGAAAACTTTTTAGTCAAGATGCGATTTCGAAAAGTGAACTCGATACAATGGAATCGGCATACGAAAGCGCTCAGGCAGAATATCAAACCGCGCTCGAAGCCTACGACTTAATTTTAGAGGGCACACGTACAGAAGAAATTCAACAAGCAGAGGAAGCGGTTCGCCAAGCGGAAGAACAACTCCGTTCTGCGAAGGCGAACGCGAATCAACGAACAGTCCATAAACAAAACGTATCGCAAGCACAAGCGAAACTCGAAGAAGCGCAAGCCATGCTTCGCTTAGCAAAAACGCGTTACAAAGATGCCACGATAACCTCGCCTATAGATGGTTACGTTTCAGGGAAACCTGCACAAGCAGGAACTGTTGTTTCTCCTGGTGTTCGCATTGCTACCATCGTCAGCATTCGTGGAACGTATTTCGAAGGGCAGATTCCCGAAACCGAAGTCCGAAAAGTTCGCATAGGTCAACGCGTTATCGTACATGTGGACGCATTGCCGAATGAGGAATTCACAGGAATTGTCGAAGCGATACGACCCGATGCCGACTCTTTAGGTCGAATCTTCCGAGCGAGAGTCGTAATCACCGATTCTGACAATAGACTTCGCCCAGGGATGTTCGCTCGCGCGAAATTGGTGCTGCGTGATATTCCCGATGCTTTAACGATTCCAATGGACGCGGTTCTCACCGATGAGGGAAAAAATTACGTATTCGTCGTTCGTGAAAACAAAGCAAAACGAATCGAAGTAACTCTCGGAGCGCGAAAAGATAACTGGGTGCAGGTTTCCGGTATTTCCCCATCGGAAAAAGTCATCGTGGAAGGGAAAACGCAATTAGCCGATGGAACTTCGATAAGAGTCGAAGCAGGTAGAAGCGATATGAAACACGATGTAGTGGGATTGAAATAA
- a CDS encoding efflux RND transporter permease subunit: MGLTLAAIRRPVWVVMLMCAAMVLGWIGLRSMRVEQNPEVSFPFITIETQYFGASPDEIETLITRKIEDAISTISGLRSIRSISVEGVSRVLAEFELSVSVDAALNDVKSKVDAIINRLPDAAEPPVVTKFDIGAEPILYLAVESETMGSLELHDFVEERVRDRLARISGVADITVYGGDRREIRVAVHPQRLLSYGIGILEVQRALMEATMNFPSGKIKEGNREVGVRVQGEFQSVDEIRDLVIPIADMRNPNAKPAIVRLRDIAEVKDGPAERDVISRVNGRDGVVIAIQKTREGNTVEITDKIKAELVRLEKEYPVRFVITQESAKRVKEALEDLQTALVLGIMLVVGIVYLFLHNFRGTLIVALAIPTCLFAAFAAINAIGFTMNTMTMLGLSLAVGILVDDAIVVLENTYRHLTLGEPPMEAALNGRMEIGLAALSITMVDVVVFLPVAFMGGIIGQFFRPFALTVAVATLFSLLVSFTLTPMLASRWYKKGEDIEAKRGFAKWFETRFQRFAQGYRNLLDAALNRRWLVFMSGWAILFGVFMAIAGGASKNLSEALSPGIFMFFVSAGVALFAFVLSVLFRRTNARILAGGVLFGGVLIIAPVIGFLLAQNKGGPLLTNRFAPGVETGQITAIIEMPPDSSLERTQNVVERIEKIAATIPETEYVTSTVGVRRSGGGLAGSDTGSQYAQVLVTLKERKALIDSLMFWRPSEDLRTRSQDAITTELQQKVGKIPDAKIVISSQTGFGFGPDIQVSISGTKPENVYAGAVKAKEVLSEIPGIVNLDLSTKPGNPELRIRPDRIKLADYDISVTTLGAISRTLYEGNTDAKYREGNLEYDIRVNLADVARYNEQMMPLIPITFQQREPVYLDEIANIERATGHDKVERYDRNRTIMVTGYLLPGYVVGTVGAEIRNKLSQTNLGEGVTFALRGENEVQAREFPYLGQAFMLGLLLVFMVLAALFDNILYPFIIQLAQPQALVGALLALMITNRPLDLVGMIGFIMLIGLVGKNAILLVDYANTLRGRGFSRHDALLTSGQTRLRPVLMTTLAMILAMIPVALALGRGSEFRAPLGVVIIGGLSLSTLLTLFVIPCSYTIFDDLSNAIAGIFRRGKPKTEVAGDGEISEEAPAASQKPKEEVHTASRGEKSDE, from the coding sequence ATGGGTCTGACTCTTGCCGCAATTCGTCGACCCGTTTGGGTCGTTATGCTGATGTGTGCAGCGATGGTGCTCGGTTGGATCGGTCTCCGAAGCATGCGCGTAGAGCAAAACCCAGAAGTTTCTTTTCCTTTCATCACCATCGAGACGCAGTATTTCGGTGCATCTCCCGATGAAATCGAAACTCTCATCACTCGTAAAATAGAAGATGCAATTTCTACGATAAGCGGATTACGAAGTATTCGCTCTATTTCCGTCGAAGGCGTTTCGAGAGTATTAGCCGAATTCGAATTGAGCGTTTCCGTAGATGCCGCTCTAAACGATGTAAAGTCTAAAGTAGATGCAATCATAAATCGCCTTCCGGACGCTGCCGAGCCACCTGTTGTCACGAAATTCGACATCGGGGCAGAACCGATACTTTATCTTGCAGTCGAAAGCGAGACGATGGGCTCTCTCGAATTGCATGATTTCGTGGAGGAGCGAGTGCGCGATAGGCTTGCGAGAATTTCCGGTGTTGCAGACATCACGGTTTACGGGGGGGATAGGCGCGAGATACGCGTTGCAGTGCATCCTCAGAGGCTTTTGAGTTATGGCATCGGGATTTTGGAAGTTCAACGCGCATTGATGGAAGCGACGATGAATTTCCCCAGCGGCAAAATCAAAGAGGGTAATCGCGAAGTCGGAGTGCGGGTGCAAGGTGAATTTCAATCGGTAGACGAAATTCGAGACCTCGTTATTCCGATAGCGGATATGCGGAACCCCAACGCAAAGCCCGCTATCGTTCGACTGCGCGACATTGCCGAAGTAAAAGATGGACCGGCGGAGAGAGATGTCATCAGCCGTGTGAATGGAAGAGATGGTGTAGTTATCGCAATTCAAAAAACACGCGAAGGCAATACGGTAGAAATCACCGATAAAATCAAAGCGGAACTCGTAAGACTCGAAAAAGAATATCCTGTGCGCTTCGTAATTACGCAAGAAAGCGCGAAACGGGTGAAAGAAGCCCTCGAAGATTTGCAAACTGCTTTGGTTCTCGGAATCATGCTTGTTGTGGGAATCGTTTATTTGTTTCTCCATAATTTTCGAGGGACACTAATTGTTGCGCTCGCGATTCCCACCTGTTTATTCGCTGCATTCGCCGCTATCAACGCAATCGGTTTTACGATGAATACGATGACGATGTTGGGCCTTTCTTTGGCGGTGGGGATTCTCGTAGACGATGCCATTGTCGTTTTAGAAAACACGTATCGCCATTTGACTTTGGGAGAGCCACCTATGGAAGCGGCACTCAACGGAAGAATGGAAATCGGGCTTGCGGCGCTTTCGATTACCATGGTGGACGTCGTCGTGTTTTTGCCCGTTGCATTCATGGGGGGGATCATCGGACAGTTTTTCCGTCCCTTTGCGCTAACTGTCGCTGTCGCGACGTTGTTCTCGCTTCTCGTATCGTTTACGCTCACTCCCATGTTAGCGAGCCGTTGGTACAAGAAAGGAGAAGATATCGAAGCGAAACGCGGTTTTGCAAAATGGTTCGAAACGCGATTTCAAAGATTCGCGCAAGGGTATCGCAATTTGTTGGACGCAGCACTCAATAGACGCTGGCTCGTTTTCATGAGCGGCTGGGCGATACTTTTCGGCGTATTCATGGCAATTGCTGGGGGGGCTTCGAAAAACCTTTCTGAAGCGCTTTCTCCTGGAATCTTTATGTTCTTCGTAAGTGCGGGCGTTGCTCTTTTTGCATTTGTTTTGAGCGTGCTGTTTAGAAGAACGAACGCACGAATCTTGGCCGGTGGTGTCCTCTTCGGAGGTGTGCTCATCATTGCACCTGTCATTGGCTTTCTGCTCGCTCAAAATAAAGGCGGACCCCTCCTCACGAATCGCTTTGCACCCGGGGTGGAAACCGGACAAATTACCGCAATCATCGAAATGCCACCGGATTCTTCTTTAGAACGCACGCAAAACGTTGTCGAACGCATCGAAAAAATCGCAGCCACAATTCCAGAAACGGAATACGTGACGAGTACGGTAGGGGTAAGACGTTCTGGGGGGGGATTAGCGGGGAGCGACACAGGCTCGCAATACGCCCAGGTGCTCGTAACCCTAAAAGAACGAAAGGCGCTCATTGATTCCTTGATGTTCTGGCGACCTTCTGAAGACTTGCGAACCCGCTCGCAAGATGCAATTACTACCGAACTTCAACAAAAAGTCGGAAAAATTCCTGACGCAAAAATCGTCATTTCCTCCCAAACAGGATTCGGCTTCGGTCCCGATATTCAAGTCTCTATATCCGGAACGAAACCGGAAAACGTCTATGCAGGGGCTGTAAAAGCGAAAGAGGTTTTAAGCGAGATACCGGGAATCGTAAACCTCGATTTATCTACGAAACCCGGTAATCCGGAATTGAGAATCCGTCCCGATCGCATCAAACTCGCAGACTACGATATTTCCGTCACGACTCTGGGCGCAATTTCTCGAACCCTCTACGAAGGAAACACCGATGCGAAATACCGTGAAGGAAACCTCGAATACGATATAAGAGTGAACTTGGCAGACGTAGCGCGCTACAACGAACAAATGATGCCGCTCATCCCGATAACGTTTCAACAAAGAGAACCGGTTTATCTCGACGAAATCGCAAATATCGAACGCGCTACCGGACACGACAAAGTTGAGCGCTATGACAGAAATCGCACGATCATGGTAACAGGTTATCTACTTCCCGGTTATGTAGTCGGGACGGTCGGAGCGGAAATTCGCAACAAACTCTCCCAAACAAATTTGGGGGAAGGCGTAACTTTCGCGCTTCGAGGGGAAAACGAAGTGCAAGCGCGTGAATTTCCTTATCTTGGCCAAGCGTTCATGTTGGGTTTGCTTTTGGTGTTCATGGTGCTTGCCGCGCTTTTCGATAACATTCTTTATCCGTTCATCATTCAATTGGCACAACCGCAGGCATTGGTGGGGGCGCTTTTGGCATTGATGATTACGAATCGCCCGTTAGACCTCGTGGGGATGATCGGTTTTATCATGCTGATTGGCTTGGTCGGCAAAAATGCAATTCTATTAGTAGATTACGCAAATACGCTCCGTGGACGAGGTTTTTCTCGTCACGATGCGCTTTTGACTTCAGGTCAAACACGCTTGCGACCTGTCTTGATGACTACTTTGGCGATGATTCTTGCTATGATCCCCGTTGCATTGGCATTAGGTCGCGGCTCGGAATTTCGCGCACCATTAGGAGTCGTGATTATCGGTGGACTTTCTCTTTCCACTCTCCTTACGCTTTTCGTGATTCCCTGCAGTTATACGATTTTCGATGACTTATCGAATGCCATTGCCGGCATTTTCCGCAGAGGAAAACCGAAAACAGAAGTCGCAGGTGATGGCGAAATTTCGGAGGAAGCGCCAGCCGCTTCACAAAAGCCCAAAGAAGAAGTTCATACTGCCTCACGGGGAGAAAAAAGTGATGAGTAG